The Prunus dulcis chromosome 3, ALMONDv2, whole genome shotgun sequence genome segment AATGTTACGTATGTTCTCAGGTCTCTGCTACTAGCCTAATTTCTATATTAGTTGATGGATATATGAAAACCATTTTACTGTATTTGTTGAAGTATTAGTTGGTAACCTGGACTTGGTTCGAACGAAACCCTTTAACGGGCTGTTCCTAAGAAGATGATATATCTTATGCTGACCGTCTGAAGTCTGACCAGTCATTAAATGTCTTTTGTTCTAAGTTGGTTCTTCTTCCTTGTTGGATATCTCTAACAATTCCTGTCAATGTGCACCATGTACCCGTGATCTGCTGCAGTTTGTGTCTATTTACTTTGAATTTTGGTTTACAAAGAGATCATTAATTTTTCTGTGTATGATGAATGATTTGCACTATCTACCGATTAGCCACCTAGAAAATTTGCTGAAACTTTATAATCTTTCTAGTGGTTGACTTGCAGTTCCATTCTGGCTTGCATTACTTCGTTCCAACAATTTTCCTGCTTGATTGCTAATATTCTTGGTAACGATTGTTTCTTCTCATCTTGTCTAAAATCAATAACTTTTGCTCACTTTATATGTTGCTTAGGAAGGTGAGCCCATAATAACAGATAGAGTGTGGGAGGCCCTTGTAAAGGCTTTTGCCAACCAAATGAAGTCTGCTTTCACTGCATCAAGTTTTGTTAAAGAGGTATTCACTATGGGGTATCCAAAGCTTTTCTCAATGATAGATAATCTTCTTGAAAGAATTGCACGTGACACAGACGTCAAAGGGGTTTTACCGGCTATTACTTCAGAGGGAAAGGAACAACTGGTGTCAGCTGTTGAAATATTCCAGACATCATTCTTGGCACACTGCTTGGGTCGTCTGTCAGACCTTGTGAATACTGTATTTCCAGTGTCCAGCCGTGGAAGTGTGCCCTCTAAAGAACATATCTCAAGAATCATAACACGGATTCAAGAAGAAATAGAAGCTGTTCAGTTGGATGGGCGATTGACTCTTCTTGTATTGCGTGAAATTGGCAAGGTTCTTCTCCTGCTTGCTGAACGGGCTGAATACCAGGTAATCTTTATCTTGCATAATCAAATATTACCAATGCAGGCAAATGATCCTAGTCTTATTTTGGCCAATGTGTAAGACGTCCAAAGTTAGATGTAATGAACTCGTTATAGTTGCTGCATAACCACGACAAGTTAAGGTTCACAGTCTGTTCATTTCATGGTCCAAACTGTTTCACTTGCTCTTTTGGTAATTGAATGAGACTGATTGAAATTTGGAATCACGCACTATCTTATGGAGGATTATTCATGTGCACACAGAGAAGAATGTTGCTGCTGACTATTTGGTTAAGTTAGGCCTTAACtctgttttgggttttcatgAGGGCCTAGAGCCTCCTGATGGGTTGTTGACTAATCTCGGTGATGATTGGGCTGGTATTTCCAGACCCAGGTTGATTGTTgtatagtttttcttttctgtttttgggttttggccCCATgtaactcaaccaaaaaaagaaaaagaaaaagttaaggATATCAAGTTCTTTTCAAAGGGTATACCCCCACCTGTACTTTAATTGAGCTATCAGACTGCATGTGAAAGATGTATGTATATCATAGAAACTTATGCTGAGCCTTTTATTTTGACAAGTGATTTTTAGCCCATGTTTGAAGTTTTCTCATTTTGTAAATACATCCCAATGGCAGATATCAACTGGTCCTGAAGCACGTCAAGTCAGTGGTCCTGCAACTCCAGCACAACTCAAGAACTTCATTTTATGTCAGCATCTCCAAGAAATTCATACACGCGTATCATCTATAATTACAGGACTGCCCGCTATTGCCGCCGATGTATTGTCTCCCTCATTAGGTGCAATATATGGGGTTGCCTGTGACTCAGTGACGACCTTATTTCAAGCGATGCTTGACCGTCTTGAGTCTTGCATCTTGCAAATTCATGAGCAGAAATTTGGTGTGCTAGGCATGGATGCTGCTATGGACAACAATGCGTCACCTTACATGGAGGAGTTGCAGAAGTGCATTCTTCACTTCCGGAGCGAGTTCCTGTCTAGGCTGTTGCCTTCAAAAACTGCAACTGCCGGAGCAGAGACCATATGCACTAGGCTTGTTAGGAGCATGGCTGCACGGGTTTTAATATTCTTTATCAGGCATGCTTCTCTTGTCAGACCCCTTTCAGAATCAGGGAAGCTAAGGATGGCTAGGGACATGGCTGAACTTGAATTAGCTGTAGGTCAAAATTTGTTCCCAGTAGAGCAACTTGGTGCACCATACAGAGCCCTTCGCGCATTTCGACCTCTTATTTTCTTGGAGACATCCCAACTTGGAGGATCTCCTCTCCTTCAAGATCTACCACCAAGCGTCATACTTCACCATCTTTACTCCCGAGGTCCCGATGAATTGCAGTCTCCGCTGCAAAGGAACAAACTAACACCTCTGCAGTACTCTTTGTGGCTAGATTCTCAAGGAGAGGATCAGGTCTGGAAGGGTATCAAAGCAACACTAGATGACTACGCCACACATGTGAGGGCTCGAGGAGACAAAGAGTTCAGCCCTGTCTATCCACTAATGATTCGACTAGGATCATCTTTGACTGAAAATGCTCCTGCAACCCAAAAGCCTTGATGTCCAGTGTACCTCATGTAAGGTACAAagatttttgctttttcttttgactttTTCCCCCAGAGTTACACATTTTAGCTGAACTTTTTGTCATTCTTCAGGATTTAGGTCTATACTCAACATTTTTGATAGGTTAATGTGGGGTTAGCAGCTGATCAACTCTGCAGGACAGCAGCAGCACTCCAGTTCAttataatttggttttgtaTCCATTCTTTCTCCTTCTCACCCTTCTATTTGTGGTGATATTGTTCTCTCTTTCATGTAAATTAAATAGATACACATAGTAAATTGTACCGTGACATTTTGCTCTCACATCGTATGaaccttttgtttcttcaataCATTTTTACACAATTTTTGGTGGCGATTTCACATACTGTTAATCTACATATGTATGTCATCCTTTCTTTGCACTTACCCGCGGAACTCTGGTATTTAGAGGATCTCAAGTAAATACATCAGGAACATAGCCTCTTTATCATTTAAAGGAGGCCTAAAGATTGAAAGATAAAAGGATGAAAGTCGAACTTCTGTCATGTAGAGATGAGTGCTCTATCATTGCGGTTAAAGTTACCATAGTGAGGGTGAGGGATGACTTTTGTCGATCGTTACATTCTTGACACTACTCAGTTGGAACCTAATACAAACGTTAGGTGGTTTGGCAAGGTCAGGTGATGACTTCGCATCCACGTTTTGGTGGTGAGACATTTCACTATGCCAAGAAATGTATTTTAGCTAAAAACTATTCTTTATTGGTTAGATTAATTAGAATCATTTACACAGAGCTTCAAAGAAAAGCATTTATTCAAACTTGGCGAATTGCTTTTGATCAAGGTTAATGGTATAAGAAAATATGAGACGTGGTTGGTTAGAAGAACAGAAAGCTGCTCAAGTCCATCAGCAGCAGTCAAGATGAGGAGAGGcttcaaaacaaattaattaattaattaattaaacatgatTAGTTTGTTAACAACTTCACTTATCTGCAGTGCCAATGTGGCACACAGTGATTTGCAACAGGCTGGCGCCAAATATGTAGACAGCCAGCGCCAAAATTCAAGATTTTTGATATGACATGGGATGGGGACATGGAGGCTACACCATTCACACCATCCCTACATTGATGTGATGATGtctttcaatttccatttcaaccttataaaataaacataaaattcaGGTCAAATCACATTTTCTTTCTGTCCTCCTCGTAGCTTCGcttgtttttcacttttgtctccgtaatttcaattttaatttgatttgtgTTCAGTAATATTGCTTAGTTAGCAATTAAGTCTTGCAAGTCTAAtaatattaagaaaaatggATAAGATTCTCATGTTTTAGAGAGTGTCGTAACATATGGTTGTTTCATATTGCCATATCAATTTTCATCTATAAATATGATGAAATTTATGAGTTGTACTTGAttgcaaaccaaaccaaactataAA includes the following:
- the LOC117622672 gene encoding conserved oligomeric Golgi complex subunit 5 gives rise to the protein MASPSPISSSASPLQRLSTFKTSTPTSTATPTTATASPLDTLASDPIFSVFLSSSFSSTDFSSAALTSGSPASTAEKLQNAIRLLESQLRSEVLSRHDHLLSQLSSLHHADHALSTVRSSVLSLQSSLRRTRSELSDPLTSIRTLTVQLQNLHTSSDLLHHSIRALRLSSKLRSLASDDPERLDLAKAAQLHCEILALYNEYDLAGIDVVDAELEWVRETGDKLRNEAMRVLERGMEGLNQAEVGTGLQVFYNLGELRQAMDQLINKYKGMGVKSVSVALDMKAISGSGGGGFGPGGIRGGGGTPQIGGGAKAREAIWQKIGSCMDQLHSIMVAVWHLQRVLSKKRDPFTHVLLLDEVIQEGEPIITDRVWEALVKAFANQMKSAFTASSFVKEVFTMGYPKLFSMIDNLLERIARDTDVKGVLPAITSEGKEQLVSAVEIFQTSFLAHCLGRLSDLVNTVFPVSSRGSVPSKEHISRIITRIQEEIEAVQLDGRLTLLVLREIGKVLLLLAERAEYQISTGPEARQVSGPATPAQLKNFILCQHLQEIHTRVSSIITGLPAIAADVLSPSLGAIYGVACDSVTTLFQAMLDRLESCILQIHEQKFGVLGMDAAMDNNASPYMEELQKCILHFRSEFLSRLLPSKTATAGAETICTRLVRSMAARVLIFFIRHASLVRPLSESGKLRMARDMAELELAVGQNLFPVEQLGAPYRALRAFRPLIFLETSQLGGSPLLQDLPPSVILHHLYSRGPDELQSPLQRNKLTPLQYSLWLDSQGEDQVWKGIKATLDDYATHVRARGDKEFSPVYPLMIRLGSSLTENAPATQKP